The Acidimicrobiales bacterium genomic sequence ACGTCTCTGTTCCGGAACGCCAAGGTGGCGAGCGCTACGGCGGCGAGGCCATAGGCGGTCGTAAGTCCGAAGGCGGCGGCCCAGGTGAGATCTGTCGTACCGCCGGAGGCCAGGGCGGCGAGTGTCCCACCGGGGAGGTAGTCGGTGATGTCGGGAGCTGCGATGGCGATCAGGTTCTCGACAACGAGGAGATAGCCGATGCCCGCCGCTATGGCGATGCCAGAGCTGCGGGTGAGCATGGCAATGGTCAGGCCAATCAGGCCCCAGACCAGGGCCGGGACGGTGAAGTTGAACCAGCCGGTGAGCAGTTCGAGGCCGAAGTCGGTTCGCCATGGCTCGGTGTCGACGTCGTAGAGCCGAGCGAGGGGCCGAGCGGCCATGGCGGTCACGAGGGTGGTGACGGTGGTCGCGAGCAGCGTGAAGAGGGTGAGGGCGATGATCTTGCCCCCCAGCAGTTTGGTTCGTGAGGGTTGGGCCTGGACGAGGATCCGGATCAGCCCGGTGTCGTAGTCGGTGGCCACGGCGATGGCCCACAGAGCCAGCAGCACGATGCCGGCGATGCTGGCAACCGAGTCGAGGCTGGCGAGCATTCCACCGGGTTGAGCCAGGTCGGCGGCGCTGGTGCCTCCAGATCCGGGAAGCCCTCCGCCACCTCCTCCGTCGCCGCCGCTGTCGAGGGACGCGTAGATGAAGATCGAGATCATGACGGAGAAGGCGGACATGACCCCTATGCCGACGTAGCGGAAACTGGGACGCCATATGCGGATGAGCTCAGAGCGGACTACGGCGATCATTGCGGGCCTCCAGAGGTGTGTCGTTGCTGGCTGCGGTCGGCGGCCAGTTCGGCGTCGGTCCCGCCGGTCAGGCGGAGGAAGATGTCTTCGAGATTGTCGTGACGAGGGGTGAGCTGCCGGAGGTTGATTCCGACCTGGTGTGCCAGCCGGTCGACGTCCGCCGCGAGGTTGGCGGCGATGTCGAGATGGAGGTGGCCGCCAGAGATGGTGTAGTTCCAGCCTTTCGCTGTGACCGCGTCGACGAGGACGCCGAGATCACTGTCGTGTTCTGGGACAGCGATGACTTGTTCGACCGCGTCATCCATCAGACCCGCGAGGGACCCCGAGTAGAGCAGCTTGCCGAAACGGATGACGACGAGGTCGTCTGCCATGGCTTGAATCTCGCTCATCAGGTGAGAGGAGACGATGACGGTGCGGCTCCCGTCGGCGAGGGATTTCAACAGGTTGCGGATCTCGACAATGCCGGCGGGATCGAGCCCATTGGTCGGTTCGTCGAGGACCAGGAGTTCGGGATCCGGCAGCAGCGCGGCGGCAATACCCAGACGCTGTTTCATGCCCAGGGAGAAGGTGGAGGCACGGTCGCGTTCACGACCGGTGAGGCCGACGATGTCGAGCACGTCGTGGATTCGTTGGGTGGGTACACCACGGAGATGGGCGAGGCTGCGAAGGTTGTCCCAAGCAGTGAGTGAGCCGACAAAGGTCGGGTTCTCGATGAGCGCGCCCACACGGTTGGCGAAGCGCTCGGGATGCTCGATGGGCTCGCCGAGCACAGTGCCGGTTCCTTCGCTGGCCGCGATCAAACCGAGCAGGATCCGGATCGTGGTCGACTTTCCGGACCCGTTCGGGCCCACGAAACCGACGACACCGCCGGCAGGGACGTCGAAGGTGAGGTGGTCGACGGCGGTCAGTTCACCGAAGCGGCGAGTGAGCCCGTCAGCGGTGATGACACTCATGGCCGTGGTCGATCGTTGTGGTTCATGGTCCCCACCTTGACCGCCGGTTCTGCAGCCCGGATTCAGACTTCCTGAGGGTTTCCTGGAGATTCGGTTGGCGCCGCCGGCCCTGCAACCGGGATGGTCATGACGATTGTGGTGCCACGCCCCAGCTGAGACCGTGCGGTGATGGTGCCATCGTGGGCGTGGACGGCCGCTTGGGCGATGGCAAGGCCGAGGCCGGTGCCGCCGCTGGTTCGGCTTCGGCTGGCGTCGGTGCGATGGAAGCGTTCGAACAGGCGGTCGAGTTCGGTCGGATCGATCCCTGGCCCCTGATCGGCGATGGAGATCTCGATGGCATCACCTTTCGAGACTGCGGCAATCGACAGCGCCGCTGAGTCGGGGGTGTGGCGCAGTGCGTTAGTGGTCACCGCGGTCACGGCTTGGGTCAGGAGGTGGGCGTCAGCGTGGAGCATGAGGCTGGGGGCGACGGCGGTGATGTCGATCGGGCGACGGGGTTGGATGGCGGTTGCGTCTGCGGCTATGTCGGCGAGCAGTTGCGTCAGGTCGAGCCAGCCAAGTGTGAGAGGACGTTGATCGTCGAGCGATGCGAGAACCAACAAGTCTTCAACGAGAACGGCCATACGGTCGGCTTCGCTTCTGATGCGGCGCATGGCATCGTCGACCTGGCCGGGGTCGGCGAGTCCGCCTTGCGCATGCAGGGCGGTGTAGCCCCGCAGGGTGGTGAGTGGCGTGCGGAGCTCATGGGAGGCGTCGGCCACGAATCGTCGTTGCCGGTCCTCGGCGGCTTGGCGGGCGTCGACCATCATGTTGAACGCGGCGCCCAGCTGGCCGGCCTCGGTGGTGATGCTGGGGTGGTCGACGTGTTGAGCACGGTCGCCAGCAGCTGCCTCGGTCGCAGCCGCAGTGACCGCCTTGATGGGGCGCAACGACAGCCGATCGATCCAGAACCAGGCCAGCCCGACCACGACCAGAACCATCGCCACCGCTATCGCCGAGGTGACGAGCAGCTTGCGTTGGGTGTCGTCGACGCCTGCGAGCGACACGGCGACAGCAGCGATCCGGTCCTCGGGCAGTCCTACCAGGACGACGCGTGCTTGGCCGCTGTCGCCAACGGTTGCGGCGGTGAACGGAGTGCCCAATGGGTTGATGCCAAGGTCGAGCTGTGGTGCGAACCCCCGGTCAGAAGCCGGTTGGGCGATGACCTGGACCGTCGCATCGGCGGCGATGATGGCGAACCAGAGCTCGCCGGTTGGCGGCCCGGTCCTGGCCCGGTCGACCGAAGCCGGAAGGTCGGCGCCTCGGTCGACGTTGGCCGCGACGGCATCGAGTTGGCTGTCGAGTTGTTCGATCAGAACAGTCCGCTGGCGCACCACGATCACCGTCAAGGCCGCGATGACGGTGGCCACGAGCAGGGCGGCGACGAGAGCGAGCCTCGTTCGCAGACTCATACAGGTGGCCTGATCGTGTAGCCGACCCCGCGGACGGTTTCGATGAGGCGGGGATCGGTTTGATCGACCTTCTTGCGGAGAGATGAGATGAACGTCTCGACGATGGCGGACTCACCATCGAAGTCGTATTCCCAAACGTGATCGAGGATCTGGCCGCGCGAAATCACCCGGCCGGCGTTTACGAGGAGGAGCCGGCACAGCTTGTATTCGGTCGGGGTCAGATGCACGACGTTGCCGGCCCGGGTTACCTGGTGGGCGTCATCGTCGAGGACAAGGTCGGCAACCTGCAGCACAGACGGTGATGCCGCGGCACCGGCGCGGCGCAGGGCGACCTGGACACGAGCGACGAGTTCTTCCAGGGCAAAGGGCTTCACGATGTAGTCATCGCCGCCGCTGGTCAGCCCCCGGACTCGGTCGACCGTGTCGCTGCGGGCCGTGAGGAACAAGACGGGCATGGTGTGGCCGCGCTGGCGGAGTTGGCGTAACACGTCGAAGCCGTCGATGTCGGGCAGGCCGACGTCCAACACGATCACATCGGGACGGTGCTGGTCGACGTCGAGTGCGCCGCGCCCCGTGTCGGCCGTGACGACATCGATATCGGCCAGGCGTAGCGCCGAGGCGACGAGGAACGAGATGTTCTCCTCGTCGTCGACCACCAGGACCTTCGGTTTCGGCGAGTCCATGGGCACCAGCATGGCCGGTCGACCTGGTGGCCGCCTGGAGCATTCCTGAAGATTGGCTGGGGACCCGGTTCGAGGATCTCCAGCTGATCCACAGCTCACCTCGACGCGTTCTTCAACAACGGCCGTCAAGTTGGGGCCCATCAACCGACCCGCGTCACCGAGGAGCCCCCGTGATCCACCAATCAGAACATCCCAGAAAATGGCGACTGGCCGCTGCAACCGTGGCGACCGCCGCAGTGTTGTTCGCCACCGGCTGCGGCAGCTCCGACGACGACGCCGACGACGATCCCGTGATTGTGGTCGAGAACGCCACAGACACCGCCGACAGCAACGAGACGGAAGCAACGACCTCGGGCACCGACGAGGAACAGGCGCTTGCCTTCGCCGACTGCATGCGGACCGAGGGCGTCGACTTTCCCGATCCGGTGGTGAACGCGGATGGCTCGGTCGACTTCTTCGGCGCCAACGGTACCCGCGAGGGCGGCGGCTTCGCCCGGGACGCCGACTTCGAATCCGCCGTCGACACCTGCGGTTCGCTGATCGAGGGGGCCAGCTTCCTTCCAGATGACGGCGACTTCACCGAGCTCGAGGACTCGTTCCTCGAAGTGGCCGAGTGCCTGCGTGACAACGGCATCGACGTGCCAGATCCCCAGTTCGGTGCGGGCGGCCCAGGCGCCGGTGGACCCTTTGGTGCCGATTTCGATCCAGAAGACCCCACAATGGCAGCGGCGATCGAGGCCTGTCAGGACATCCTCGCCGGTCTCGACGGCGCCCGAGGAGGATCGAACTGATGCCGCTCATCAGCCCCACCCAGGCCAACGGCCCCGAGCAAAGCCACCACGTCCCGGAGCCGTTCCAACCAAGCCACGACGACCAGACCCCGCCCGAGCCGAACAAGCCGAAGACTAGGCGCCGGCTGCGGTCAGCAGTTGGTGCGCTGTGCATCGCCGGCGCTGCCGGTTGTGGGCTGTGGTTTCTGTCGGGTGGCGACGAGACGACAACGACCGAGACGGCTGCGACCCCTATCCGAGCTGTCGAAGCCGCGACCGCTGACCTCAGCGAGTCGATCACGATCGATGGAACGCTCTCCTACGCCGACCCGGTAACTCACGTGGCGGCCAGCGACGGCGTCATCACCCGAACCGCCGAGGTCGACGACGTCCTCGGTCGCGGCGACATGGCCTACGCGGTCAACGAACAACCCGTCGTCGTGTTGTGGGGCGACATACCCTCGTACCGCCCGATCGGCGCCGACACCACCGACGGCGCCGACGTCGAGATGGTCGAAGCGAACCTCGCTGCGCTCGGCTTCACCGCCGACGGTGCGCTCGTCGTCGACGAACACGTCGACACCGCCACGATCACGGCAATCGAGGCGTTCGAGACCAACCTCGGCATCGACACCGACGGCATCATCGACCCCGCCCAAGCGCTCGTCGTTGCCGGCCCGGTGATCGTTTCCGACGTGACATCGCCAGTGGGGTCTACCGCACGGGTAGGCAACCCAGTTCTCTCGGTGCAGCTCATCAACGAGGCCACCACCGTCCGCTCGAGCACCGACGGTCTGCTCACGATGGTGCCGAGCGTTGGCGACAGCTTCGAAACCGGCGAAACCGCGTACGAAATCGACACCCACCCTGTAACCGTCATCATCGGCGATGCACCAATCCGCCGTGTGTTGGCCGAGGGGGTCGAGGACGGCGCTGACATCGAACTGCTCGAGTCGACCCTCGCCGGGCTCGGCTTCGACGCCGACGGCAAACTCGAGGTCGACGAACACTTCGACGAAGCCACCGCCACGGCGCTGGCCGCCTGGGAAGACACCCTCGGAATCGAACCCGACGGTGTTGCTCAGCTCGACCAGTTCGTCGTTCTCCCCGCCCGCCACCAGGTGACCGACGTACCGGTCGAACGGGGCGATCAGGTCGAACCGGGCGACACCGTGTTCGACACGGGTGTCTCCACCCGGACCCTGACCGGCGTCGTCGACGAGGCCGACGCAGACGACGTCACGCTGGGCGCCGTCGTGGAGATCGCTATCGGCGACCAGACCGTGCCGGGGACCGTCGTCGACATCGCCGACCCCGTGT encodes the following:
- a CDS encoding ATP-binding cassette domain-containing protein; the encoded protein is MSVITADGLTRRFGELTAVDHLTFDVPAGGVVGFVGPNGSGKSTTIRILLGLIAASEGTGTVLGEPIEHPERFANRVGALIENPTFVGSLTAWDNLRSLAHLRGVPTQRIHDVLDIVGLTGRERDRASTFSLGMKQRLGIAAALLPDPELLVLDEPTNGLDPAGIVEIRNLLKSLADGSRTVIVSSHLMSEIQAMADDLVVIRFGKLLYSGSLAGLMDDAVEQVIAVPEHDSDLGVLVDAVTAKGWNYTISGGHLHLDIAANLAADVDRLAHQVGINLRQLTPRHDNLEDIFLRLTGGTDAELAADRSQQRHTSGGPQ
- a CDS encoding HAMP domain-containing sensor histidine kinase, whose translation is MSLRTRLALVAALLVATVIAALTVIVVRQRTVLIEQLDSQLDAVAANVDRGADLPASVDRARTGPPTGELWFAIIAADATVQVIAQPASDRGFAPQLDLGINPLGTPFTAATVGDSGQARVVLVGLPEDRIAAVAVSLAGVDDTQRKLLVTSAIAVAMVLVVVGLAWFWIDRLSLRPIKAVTAAATEAAAGDRAQHVDHPSITTEAGQLGAAFNMMVDARQAAEDRQRRFVADASHELRTPLTTLRGYTALHAQGGLADPGQVDDAMRRIRSEADRMAVLVEDLLVLASLDDQRPLTLGWLDLTQLLADIAADATAIQPRRPIDITAVAPSLMLHADAHLLTQAVTAVTTNALRHTPDSAALSIAAVSKGDAIEISIADQGPGIDPTELDRLFERFHRTDASRSRTSGGTGLGLAIAQAAVHAHDGTITARSQLGRGTTIVMTIPVAGPAAPTESPGNPQEV
- a CDS encoding response regulator transcription factor; the protein is MDSPKPKVLVVDDEENISFLVASALRLADIDVVTADTGRGALDVDQHRPDVIVLDVGLPDIDGFDVLRQLRQRGHTMPVLFLTARSDTVDRVRGLTSGGDDYIVKPFALEELVARVQVALRRAGAAASPSVLQVADLVLDDDAHQVTRAGNVVHLTPTEYKLCRLLLVNAGRVISRGQILDHVWEYDFDGESAIVETFISSLRKKVDQTDPRLIETVRGVGYTIRPPV
- a CDS encoding peptidoglycan-binding protein produces the protein MPLISPTQANGPEQSHHVPEPFQPSHDDQTPPEPNKPKTRRRLRSAVGALCIAGAAGCGLWFLSGGDETTTTETAATPIRAVEAATADLSESITIDGTLSYADPVTHVAASDGVITRTAEVDDVLGRGDMAYAVNEQPVVVLWGDIPSYRPIGADTTDGADVEMVEANLAALGFTADGALVVDEHVDTATITAIEAFETNLGIDTDGIIDPAQALVVAGPVIVSDVTSPVGSTARVGNPVLSVQLINEATTVRSSTDGLLTMVPSVGDSFETGETAYEIDTHPVTVIIGDAPIRRVLAEGVEDGADIELLESTLAGLGFDADGKLEVDEHFDEATATALAAWEDTLGIEPDGVAQLDQFVVLPARHQVTDVPVERGDQVEPGDTVFDTGVSTRTLTGVVDEADADDVTLGAVVEIAIGDQTVPGTVVDIADPVSSPADPNTETVTFTIEPNRPIATDESVSDVGVEITITTILATDVTLVPATALISAGDGTYAVEVVRGDTTAFVAVQPGTFADGMVEVTGIEPGDAVVVP